The region GCCCAACTGAAGCCGAACAAAAAAAACGCTAACGGATAAGTCCTGAATGGCAGCAGCATCAAACCCACTACGGGCATCAATAGCCACAAACCTGTCGGCGGCAATGCCGGTAAAAAACACAACGCCAAAAGCCCCAGCCCCAGCGCGACCATCCCTGTGCGCATAAGTCCGTCCTTGAGAGTCCCCTCCTAGGCATAGCCTTCTCTGCGTACAGGTGTCGTTATTAATTGTCACAAAGTCTGAATGGGTGGTTTATAGAATCCAGACATACTTGCCGCCTGAACCGACCGAGAAGCCTTATGCCCCGGCGCCTATTCAAACGTTACATGCCAGACCCGACCAGCATCAGGGAACACAAATCCTTACGCTTTCTCGGAACCCTGCTGCATGACCCTAACCTCTGGCACCTCAATCGTCATTCTGTCGCCCGTGCCATGGCGGTGGGTCTGTTCGCGGCGTTTCTACCCATTCCGTTGCAGATGCTGGTCGCGGCTTTCCTCGCCATTATGGTTCGAGGCAACCTGCCCATCGCCGTGAGTCTGGTCTGGCTGACCAACCCGATCACCATGCCGGCGGTGTTCTTTTGCACGTATCAGGCAGGGGCCTGGCTAATGGACGTGCCCACCCGGCAACTGCCAGAAACGCTGACCTGGGAGTGGATCAGTGGCGAACTTTCGACGCTGTGGCAACCGTTTCTGCTGGGGTCGGTGGTGACGGGGCTGGTACTGGGCGCCCTCGCCTACTGCGTGGTGATGATGTATTGGCGCTGGTGGGTGGCCCGGCAGTGGAAGCGGCGCAAAAAAAAACGGCTGTAGAAACGCAAAACGGCCTCCCTTTTGGGGAGGCCGTTTTTATACGGTGCCTGGAGCTGACGCCGTCTCGATCAGGTACGCATCCCGCGCCCACTCACCAGCAGCCGTGCGCATCCAACGTACAACACCACCGTCGCCACTAGCATGAACGTAATAGCGACGCTGATTTTGATGTCCGAAACGCCAAGAATGCCGTAGCGGAAGGCATTGACCATGTGCAGCACTGGGTTGGCCAGCGATACGGTCTGCCAGAACGGCGGCAGCAAGGTGATCGAATAGAACACCCCGCCGAGGTACGTCAGCGGTGTCAGCACAAACGTGGGGATGATCGAGATGTCATCGAAGTTACGCGCAAACACGGCGTTGATGAAGCCCAGCAGCGAGAAGATCGTCGCCGTCAGTACAACCACCAGAATGGTCACGCCCAGATGATGCACCTGCAAATCGGTGAAGAACAGCGACAGCAGAGTGACAATGACACCGACCATCAGCCCGCGAAGCACACCGCCCAGGGTGTAGCCAATCAAAATCGTATGCGGCGACACCGGCGAGACCATCAACTCCTCGATGGAGCGCTGGAACTTGCTGCCGAAGAAACTCGACACCACGTTGCCGTATGAGTTGGTGATCACCGACATCATGATCAGCCCCGGCACGATGTACTCCATGTACGTGAAGCCACCCATGCCACCAATCTGCTTACCGATCAGGTTGCCGAAGATCACGAAGTACAAAACCATGGTGATCGCTGGCGGCAGCAGGGTCTGCGGCCAGATCCGGGTAAAGCGCCGGACCTCGCGGTAAACGATGGTATTGAGGGCAACGAGGTTGGGTTGCAGTTCGGAACTCATACCGCCACCTTCGACAGATTTTTCTCCACCAGAGACACGAACAACTCCTCGAGGCGATTAGTTTTGTTACGCAGACTCAATACTTCGATCTGCTGCTGCGCCAACTGGGTGAACAGCGCCGTGATCCCCATGGCCTTGTCCACCTGAACTTCCAGCGTGTGGCTATCAAGCAAACGGGTCGGATAACCGAGCAGTTGCGGCGCGACGCTCAGATCGTTTTTGATATCGAGCAGGAAAGTTTCCACATGCAGTTGGCTAAGCAACTGCTTCATGCTGGTGTTCTCGACGATCGTGCCATGGTCGATGATGCCGATGTTGCGGCACAACTGCTCAGCCTCTTCCAGGTAATGGGTAGTGAGGATAATCGTGATGCCTTTCTGGTTGAGCTCGGTAAGAAAGGTCCACATCGAACGACGCAGTTCGATGTCTACTCCAGCGGTGGGTTCGTCAAGGATTAGCAGACGAGGCTCGTGAACCAGCGCGCGCGCGATCATCAGGCGACGTTTCATACCGCCGGACAGCGAACGAGACGGTACATCGCGCTTATCCCACAGACCGAGCTGGGTCAGGTACTGCTCGGCGCGTTCCTTAGCGATTTTTGCCGGGATGCCGTAGTAACCGGCCTGCGTCACGACAATGTCGAAAGTCTTTTCAAACTGGTTGAAATTAAATTCCTGAGGCACCACACCGATGCAGCGTTTGAGCGCTGCCGGGTTCTTGTCCAGGTCGTGGCCAAAGATAT is a window of Pseudomonas sp. DC1.2 DNA encoding:
- a CDS encoding DUF2062 domain-containing protein: MPRRLFKRYMPDPTSIREHKSLRFLGTLLHDPNLWHLNRHSVARAMAVGLFAAFLPIPLQMLVAAFLAIMVRGNLPIAVSLVWLTNPITMPAVFFCTYQAGAWLMDVPTRQLPETLTWEWISGELSTLWQPFLLGSVVTGLVLGALAYCVVMMYWRWWVARQWKRRKKKRL
- a CDS encoding ABC transporter permease, yielding MSSELQPNLVALNTIVYREVRRFTRIWPQTLLPPAITMVLYFVIFGNLIGKQIGGMGGFTYMEYIVPGLIMMSVITNSYGNVVSSFFGSKFQRSIEELMVSPVSPHTILIGYTLGGVLRGLMVGVIVTLLSLFFTDLQVHHLGVTILVVVLTATIFSLLGFINAVFARNFDDISIIPTFVLTPLTYLGGVFYSITLLPPFWQTVSLANPVLHMVNAFRYGILGVSDIKISVAITFMLVATVVLYVGCARLLVSGRGMRT
- a CDS encoding ABC transporter ATP-binding protein; protein product: MSSALSIRQLTKTYGNGFQALSGIDLDVAEGDFFALLGPNGAGKSTTIGILSTLVNKTSGTVNIFGHDLDKNPAALKRCIGVVPQEFNFNQFEKTFDIVVTQAGYYGIPAKIAKERAEQYLTQLGLWDKRDVPSRSLSGGMKRRLMIARALVHEPRLLILDEPTAGVDIELRRSMWTFLTELNQKGITIILTTHYLEEAEQLCRNIGIIDHGTIVENTSMKQLLSQLHVETFLLDIKNDLSVAPQLLGYPTRLLDSHTLEVQVDKAMGITALFTQLAQQQIEVLSLRNKTNRLEELFVSLVEKNLSKVAV